A stretch of Fusarium poae strain DAOMC 252244 chromosome 2, whole genome shotgun sequence DNA encodes these proteins:
- a CDS encoding hypothetical protein (TransMembrane:12 (i49-67o97-116i123-143o149-171i183-204o216-235i305-321o341-363i375-394o406-424i445-465o471-492i)), translating to MSKEYIGNASQHIDNGGEDRKENTQAPEAIVTALGAHGAAPSPWGRGHIQLYMACALIYLCSTMNGYDGSLMGSINVIPEYQDYYGLGKSGSTSTGLVFSIFQIGQMAGALFTWICDWRGRKITLAVSAMFVCASAVFTAVAPTLSSFIGARFLLSFFTTINTVAAPMLLVEIAPPLQRATVAGIYNTLWYMGSIIATFTMYGANIHLSGNIKWRLPLWLQILCPGLVCLGSWLLPESPRWLIAQGRDEEAREFIVKHHANGDADHPIVAIEMLEIRESLVEVQGRSQWACFDLRSLYKSPARRYRLLLVIAMSWFGQFSGNNVSSYYLPIMVQNVGITSTNLVLLLNAFYALTGWIAATIGARLHDIVGRRKMFMSSCLGMSISLAIVAATAAEYERSRSVPSSSASIAFIFIFGVTFAVGFTPMQPIYPAEVLANDMRANGMMVSMITSGCASFVNTFAAPVAMENIRYWFYVFFVFWDLFELAFIYLFFVETKGRTLEELTVVFEAKNPRKASTKPL from the exons ATGTCTAAGGAGTACATTGGAAATGCTAGCCAGCATATCGACAATGGTGGTGAGGACAGGAAAGAAAATACACAAGCTCCAGAAGCGATAGTCACGGCCCTCGGTGCCCATGGCGCAGCTCCTTCACCGTGGGGTCGTGGACATATTCAGCTCTATATGGCCTGCGCTCTAATCTACCTCTGCTCGACTATGAATGGTTATGATGGATCGCTCATGGGTTCCATCAACGTGATTCCCGAATACCAAGACTACTATGGCTTGGGTAAAAGCGGATCGACTTCGACTGGTTTGGTCTTTTCTATCTTTCAGATCGGCCAGATGGCGGGTGCCTTGTTCACTTGGATCTGCGACTGGCGGGGTCGGAAGATCACTTTGGCTGTCAGCGCCATGTTTGTTTGTGCATCGGCAGTTTTTACAGCAGTAGCTCCGACTTTATCCTCATTCATTGGAGCTCGCTTCCTACTCAGTTTCTTTACGACAATCAACACTGTCGCTGCACCGATGCTCTTGGTTGAAATTGCCCCTCCGTTACAACGAGCTACTGTAGCAGGGATATACAACACCCTTTGGTATATGGGAAGTATCATTGCAACCTTTA CAATGTACGGAGCAAACATTCACTTGAGTGGCAATATTAAATGGCGACTTCCCTTGTGGCTCCAGATCCTCTGCCCGGGTTTGGTCTGTCTTGGTAGCTGGTTACTACCTGAAAGTCCAAGATGGCTCATCGCTCAAggacgagatgaagaagccCGCGAGTTCATTGTTAAACATCACGCCAACGGTGACGCCGATCATCCGATCGTTGCCATCGAGATGCTTGAGATAAGGGAATCACTTGTGGAGGTTCAAGGTCGTTCGCAATGGGCCTGCTTCGACCTGCGAAGTCTTTACAAGTCCCCTGCTCGTCGATATCGTCTTTTGCTCGTTATTGCCATGTCTTGGTTTGGTCAATTCTCAGGCAACAATGTTTCAAGCTACTACCTTCCAATTATGGTACAGAACGTCGGTATCACGTCAACGAACCTGGTCTTGCTTTTGAACGCATTTTACGCATTGACTGGATGGATTGCTGCTACAATAGGAG CACGTCTTCATGATATTGTGGGAAGACGTAAAATGTTTATGAGTTCTTGTCTTGGGATGTCAATATCCTTGGCAATTGTCGCAGCCACTGCCGCCGAATATGAACGTTCTAGAAGCGTACCCTCAAGCTCCGCTAGTATCGCATTCATCTTTATCTTCGGTGTTACCTTTGCAGTTGGATTTACTCCTATGCAGCCTATTTACCCTGCCGAGGTTCTAGCCA ATGACATGCGGGCGAATGGCATGATGGTATCCATGATCACCTCTGGATGCGCGAGCTTTGTCAACACATTTGCAGCTCCGGTTGCCATGGAGAATATCCGCTATTGGTT TTATGTGTTTTTCGTATTTTGGGACTTGTTTGAGTTGGCATTTATTTATCTGTTCTTCGTAGAAACAAAGGGCCGAACCCTCGAAGAACTGACTGTAGTTTTTGAAGCGAAGAATCCTCGAAAAGCCAGTACCAAACCACTTTAG